A stretch of Episyrphus balteatus chromosome 2, idEpiBalt1.1, whole genome shotgun sequence DNA encodes these proteins:
- the LOC129909398 gene encoding uncharacterized protein LOC129909398, translated as LSAILIEMSRESLYLLFKESSARKLDDKVIFMEQKLQDLMNCPQNEFQTLHHDLKNFKYDLKEKWRSAQYNEERFFQKNREWLNSSIHIHKWISIIKPGRPSKEFQDLSDRSKRRKTKEIREQVPVEELTFAASVSQRMSGNVSASKLIKESTVTPSRATKYRKLIDAAQKPRIKKNTPEESLNLFVAGDFSRRQWDLLHESNRSVFPCYTLIIEAKKLCYPKPESVRVTETCAEVVLQDLLDHTVSRLCLFLEDVLQNCTEEELKNLELISKWGCDGSHQSAYQQKFQDSTQDDSNIFQSSLVPLRLQSHIFARKFSRTQCNQDVLNRLLLTSDPLLSSNHQRKRSKSQPFLTETIELFEPKEPDHEEIEETIRLDHSDESD; from the exons ttgtcagcTATTTTGATTGAGATGTCTCGAGAATCGTTATATTTGTTGTTTAAGGAAAGTTCAGCCCGAAAGTTGGACGACAAGGTGATATTTATGGAACAAAAACTCCAAGACCTGATGAATTGCCCCCAAAACGAGTTTCAAACATTACATCAcgatttaaagaattttaaatatgatttaaaggAAAAATGGAGATCCGCCCAATACAATGAAGaaaggttttttcaaaaaaatcgagaGTGGCTTAATTCTTCAATACACATACATAAATGGATATCAATTATCAAACCGGGGCGACCAAGCAAGGAATTTCAGGATTTGAGTGATCGCAGTAAACGacgaaaaacaaaagaaatccGTGAGCAGGTACCTGTCGAAGAGCTTACCTTTGCAGCAAGCGTAAGTCAACGGATGTCTGGAAATGTTTCGGCCTCTAAGCTCATAAAGGAATCAACTGTAACACCAAGCAGAGCCACAAAGTACAGGAAGTTGATAGATGCTGCTCAGAAACCAAGAATTAAAAAGAACACACCTGAAGAATCTTTAAACCTCTTTGTCGCAGGTGACTTTTCAAGAAGGCAGTGGGATTTATTGCACGAGTCCAACAGGAGTGTTTTTCCATGCTATACTCTTATAATAGAAGCGAAAAAACTATGCTATCCAAAACCGGAGTCAGTACGAGTTACGGAAACGTGTGCTGAAGTTGTTCTGCAAGATTTACTTGATCACACTGTTTCAAGACTTTGCCTCTTTCTTGAGGATGTTCTCCAAAACTGTACtgaagaagaattaaaaaacctggaacttatttcaaaatggggTTGTGATGGCTCCCACCAATCTGCTTATCAGCAAAAGTTCCAAGATAGCACTCAAGATGACTCTAACATATTCCAAAGCTCCTTGGTTCCCTTAAGGTTGCAGTCACACATT tttgcaagaaaattttcaaggACTCAGTGCAATCAAGATGTTTTGAATAGGCTTCTGCTCACATCCGATCCACTCCTGAGTTCTAATCACCAAAGGAAACGCAGCAAAAGCCAACCCTTTTTAACTGAAACCATAGAGCTTTTTGAGCCAAAAGAACCAGATCATGAAGAAATAGAAGAAACGATAAGACTGGACCACAGTGATGAATCAGACTGA